The genomic stretch ACGAACTTAATAGGGTGGAtcaagtggagaggtgcatgtAGAGTGTTCTGACTAATGCATTCCTAAAaggcttaaaggaaaattctacaagaCAATCGTACGACCAGCTCTGATATATGGACCAAAATGTTGGATAAACTGGGTGTaacaaagatgaggatgttgagatggatgtgcggcaaaactaggagagagagtaaggaatgattgtattaaaGCTGATTTGGGAATTTCCCCGATCCAGGACAAGCTCTACGAAAGCCGTCTGAGGAGGTatgccatgttcaatggagactCGTGAATGCACCAGTAAGAAAGAGTAATCAGATTCAGAtggaaggaactaaaagaactAGAGGCAGGCCTAAGACTATAGAAGTAATAAGGAaaaacatgcatagtttaggtctttactctagtatgacctcaaatagagctgtttggagggcaaagatttGTGTAGCATACCCCCATTATGTGGAATGTTTCAGAGGTTTTGCtatatctctttctttttcttatattaCTATATTACGCTcttatggatccatgtagccagcCCCATTTAGTTCATATAAAGCTGAGATTTGTTGTTATTGAAGCAGAGTTTTAACTCTATAGTTGTAGCAGTTAAGGTAGATCCCAATATGGAGTTTTGTAAGCCTCTTCCACTGATGATAATTATGAGGATGGCGAGGGAACTCAAGGCTTTAATATCCTATGTATGTAAACCGATGAAGAGGGCTTAGATACAATTACGGAAGATTCCACAGACATACCATTTACATCTGATATAGTTCATGAGGTTGAGCACATCGAGTTCGTAATTCTACCACAGTTCTTCGAAAAGAAAGCTCCATGACTTGGAGACTACATTCCTAACGTTCAAAAGTTGCCATAGTTTTATTATGGGTAAAAACAAGATGTACATCATATGAAGCTCATTCCTTGACTTTGCAAAACTCAAAGTTGGGTGGTTTTTAAACTTGGGAGAGTTGGTGCAGATCGTAGATAGAAGAGGACAGGGTTTGGTTCATCATCGAACCAATCTTTTATAGAAACCAGACCAAGTGATTGGGGTGtctagcatagttgtcaaggcatcgccaaAGCAGGAGCCTTGGACTCCTTGTTGGTTTCACCTTAGGTCTAagccccctccaacaccttagATCGCCTAGACGTCTTGACAACTATAATGTCTGGTTTACTGTTTATAGTAACCCCAGTTTCACCATTAATATTGTCCCTCAAGTTACAACTCATAGTATTTtacaaagaacaagaagaaaactCACTACTTATTTTAGTAAATCTAGATATCTTAACAACCTTATCCAGTTGAATCAGAAAACTCATTTGTAATtggtttatctttttttttttttttttggtgggggtatGGGGACTGGAGGAAGGTTAAACTCAAAGAGTtcttaaccattaaaattttaatgTCAGTTCTTCCAACTTAGGATATATTTGACTAAGGTATTGGTTTGAGTTGGATTATTGAGAGGTTTACGCAAACATGCTGTCAGCTGTAGCCATGCcttcattattaaatatggcaATTAGTTATTCTTGCTGCTACTAACTTgctttcttgtttcttgtttttgaattttttttttttttttttttttaattaaagctACCAGGCCACAGATTTTTTGTACCCTACAGCAGTtctgaaacttctagtgatCTAATTAGAATCTCGATCATTTCTAAGCATAAGAAATCCAATCAATGAAGTTACCGAATAAGAAATTGACAGAAAACAGTCATCCACAGAGTGTGAGTCATATACCCATTGTGTCTGGGACGTGAAGATTGCATGATTGTAGGCACAGTGCACGAATCCTGAGGAGACATGATCCCATCACCTTCCACAGGAAAAAGAAATGGTTGCACTGTGGGACCAGAAATCAAGTTATACCACCAGAGCTCGAGCTTCAATTAGATAAAACCAAAGGAATGCTGGGAAAACCTGCTCGTGAGCTTACCCGATACACCCTGACATTCAACGTCTGCTTGTGCCATAACCCTGCTAGAAGAACCCATCTCTTGTCTTCTCtgcattctctcttcttcctcctgaAGCTCCTGTCGCCGCTTCCTTATTTTTGCTTCAATAACCCGCTGCTCTTCCTGTGATAAAAGCAGTGTAAAGATAAAAAATCCAGGCTAGTAATGGAGAACTTAAAAACCTCCACAAGAATACAAGAATCCATTAAAAATTCCTTACAACTTGCTCCAtgcccttttcttcttttgaccTCATGCCACGATACTCCACAGCATAACTAGAGGTCTTGCAAAAGGGACATCTTTTTAAGGTTAAGTATTACAAGAAAATTATCAGTATCAgtaagagtaaaaaaaaatcatagataATTACATAGAAGATGTTGGGTCATGAACAGAAAAAATATCAATTGTTAATACTCAATAAATGATCTAAATTCAACAAGCAGAAGGATACTGTGTTGGACGAGTAGAATGAGGAGGCTTCATCTGCAGAAAACATTCTGGCAAAGGACACACGGTCAAGACTTATTCACATATTAATGAATATTTAAAAGTCACTTGGAAAGCTATAAATAGGATATGATGAGGATACCTGTACAAATGCCTTTCATGCAGCACCTCGATCGATTGAGACTCGGGTAATACTAAAAGAAGACAAATACGTTCAAAATGGTTTCATTAGAGTGGTTTCACTACAGTCAAAAACCATAAGATTTCCCAATTGCAAAACACCATCCAATATAAGGCCTGCAAAAATTCTTGTATAAAATCctgaaaaactaaaataaatggCAGAAAGAATTGGAAACAGACAACAATAGAACTTATACTAACCAAAAAGCAGATTGGGCATTCTTCAAGATCGGATGTGCACTCTTCATCCCCAGGGTAACAGGGAGCCAGCTTGGAGTCAAGAATGAGCTTCCTCAGCTTCTTATGATCAACATCTCTGTGCTGATACAGCCCCTGCGGCTTCGTATACTTCTCGTCAACCACCTGCCGCCTCCTACCCAACTTATTCCCCATTGAAAAAGAATTACAGGAAACTCCTCTTTTCACTCTTATTCCTTAAGACTACAAAATCGCATTAACAACAATCGCACCAACAACTCCGAACTCCATTCCAAAAATATACTCATACATTCCACTCAATTTCAAATCCTCTTCATTTCGAAACAAATACTTTCACTAACAAGCAATCTCAATTGAACAAACTCTAGCTCTCAAAATTGTAAACTACTGGGAGCTCCCCAGCTCAACCATCAGGAATAGTAATTCCCTCTGAGATAGTTCtgttttcttcctcctcccctctCTAGGGGCTGTAATCTTTGTCCttgtaatgaattatttattcacccaaaaaaaattgaacaaacTCAAAACCGAATCATTCAACATCTATAAACCCTAGCTCTCAAAACACAACAAAATCCACCAGAAAAAATCCCGTCTTTCACTCCCTTTAGTTCAAAACCACTACATTATAGCCTCAAAAGACCCTGCAAATCACCAAAAACCACAACAAACACAGAGTCTCAATTTCCCTCCCAAAAGAACAAAACATATGTTCAAACTATTTAAACGCAAAATCAAACACATAAAACCAAATACTGAGCTCGAGAACGAACCAAATTCATTCTACCGATTCTTGGACTAGAGTAACAAACCATTAGCATTTGCAGATAATCTGTTTCTCCAGAATCGAAGCAGCAACCATCTAGAAATGAAGAATTCCTTTAAGCACACGAGAGATTTTAGAAATGATAGGAGATCGAGAAGATTTGCCAACTGTAACAGAAACAAGATCAGAATTGTCCCTAAGAAACAGGAATTCAGTCTTCTCTagattttttccctttcttctctcaCTCCGTgtctgatttttttgttttctttctggTTTCAGCTCTAGCTTCGATGACAGAAACTTTAAATAAAAGAGATAGTAGAAGCTGATGAGGTATGGCCATAAGAGACGCAGTACAGAGAGAACAGTACGAAATGGTAAGAGTGGACGGCCCGGCAAGAATCAGAGATGATGAAATTACGAAAGAGGGTCTCCGAATTTGATTTAATTACGAGAAGGACTTAGTCTCGTCTacttcaagaaaaaaataataattgaatATGATGACGTGTACATATAGTTTGTCTACGTGTAATATCGGGAAGCTCATGACTTCAGGGTGGTGTACCGGTGTATCAAATATTTTGTCAGCACTTTGCGAGACACGTCTCAGGAGTCAGGACTTCGCGTGCCCATAGTGTCAACCGCTTCCGCTGTTTAATGACAAAAACACCCCTCGATATTATTTGTAGTCTCTTCTACAATTGATTATGGTTGTAGCCCTACCAAGAGAGAAAGTCAGTCAATCAGCCCTTACAAATGTCCTTGCGTTCGTCTTTCTTTAGAATCTTCATGCACTGCATCCAATTAAGTTAGAATAAGGCTTTGATTATTGTTTTCTGTTATTGTCAAAAATTTATGATGGGTTTTGAATAAGGTTATATTCTAGTTGGTTTTTAGTTTTAAGAGTTTAGTAATCATTACTGTGATTTGATATGTTAATTTATGttcatttgtatttattttgttGCACTCTTGTTCTTGACGGTTGTCTTCTTAGTCTCTACTTATTTTTTATTGCATTAGAAGGACTTCATATCTTCTCTAGGTCCATTGTTACTTAAAATATGTATAAGGGTATTAAAAGTATTGGATGCTCAGAAatttctcatttattatttgcagatgattctctcattttttttttttttttttgtaatgttgAGAAAGATGCCTTGATTATTTTATGTTGTGTTCAATCTCTATCAAGATTTATTTGGCTAACAGATTAACTTCTCTAATAGTGGAATATTATAAGATATGTGAATTAGGTAGGCCCCCTACCCAATAAGATTCTacatagtttctatttttttgcaaATAAGGATACTCATTATAGATAAGGACTCCTATTATATAAAAGATTTACCAAATATAGGCCCAATTAAGGATCCCAAACAGACCACAATAGGAAAGCCCACTCAATGTGGGAAACTCTAAATTATAAAAGAGGAGGGAGGAGACATTTAAGTTTCAATGACTTCCTTGGATAAGATCGCATAGAGATGGTACACTTGTAGTTCAAAGGTACCctgtttcctccccattaattTTTGTATAGTATATATTTGCATGCAAAAGGAGAACGAGATCCAACACTCTATTGCGTACCAGGCTATTTGGTATCCAAATATACAACCTTCATAGGCATTTCCTTCAAACCTAACAACCTACAAAAAAATGTCTTTTATCATTACTAGACacattttcactaaaaaaaaaatactactcATGTCATTTTTTTTGTGGGATACTCTTGTAAACATTGATGTATCAATCAGataaatgggtttttttttttttttgagagagagagttcatgAATAGCCTTTATTGTCAAAATATTGTTGAGAAGAGCTCTATAAAAAATGAATGTATCatcaacaaagagaaaaaaaatgagtaatTTCAAGAGCTGCTCTTCCCACCTTCACTCTCTCAAAAGTATTAACGTCTTTATAAACTTGGAAGGGACAACAAAAAGCTTCCATCACagttataaaaatatataatgacTCAAAAGGACACCTTTGTGGCCTTGTCTAATACGTCATAATGACTTTGTAGAGTAATcaagatttcttcttctttccatgtACGCCTCTAATTCTTTATCGAAGAAAGGAAATCTCGGGTCCCTCTTATTAATATTTCTAGTTAGGTTTGTTGGATTGtggttgtcattgttgtcaacatagtcagcTCACATAGTGATGTGAAGAGAGATGAAGATGATACTCAAGTGTCTTAGCAATACCGAAAGGGTTAGACAGTGATTTGATAGTGCATACAGTGTAGTGGAAATGagaaaagatgaagatgatACACAAGTGTCTTAGTAATGCTGGAAGGGCCAGACAATGATTTGGTAGTGCAGACAGTGTCACTACAAGAAAATTGGTCTTTAGCTGCGGTTTTAACCGCGGCGGTTGCTAGTATAACCGTGGCAAAAGGTCAATACCCGCGGTTTTCAAACCGCGGCTAATCCGCGGCCAATACCACCGTGGCAAATGAAAAGGCTTCTTTTGCCGCTGTTTATTTAAACTGTGGTTAGATACTTTGTTTTGACCACGGTTTTTGAAACTGTAGttagtaaattattttttaccaCGGTTTATATAAACCGCGATTGTTGCTATGCATTCTGTTGTCGCGGTTTAAGAAAACTGCGGTCAGTAATTTGCGCTTTAACTGCGGTTTTGAAAAACCGTGGCTCTTGATAATTTTACTTTAGCCCCAGTTTATAAAAATGAGGCaactaaattattatttaacCGCGGATTAAAAACGCAGCAATTGTTTATCAATACTCGCGGTTTGCTTTATTGTGCTCAAATTATTAGCCGCAGTTTATAATAACCGCGACcgaatttttttatatatatatatatatacctataCTTGCTAGCTAACCCTGTAAACCAGAAACATTTTGCCCAAACCCAATCCAGGGTTGGCTAaacccaaattaaagaaatagagATTAAAGCTATAAATGATCATCAttcttgagacttgagagacaaAAAATGAGCACTTTTCACTCCAGATTTTCTTCACACAAAAACAAAGTCTGAAACTGTATTCAACATGAACATGTATAAGAAACTTGTACCCAAAAAAGACATGATCAATGTTCTTAGTGGATACAATAGATATGAATGGTAGCTTTAGCTATAATTGTTTTTGAGCCAAAAAAGGATATACAATAATTAGGACTTGATTCAAGAACATAACTTAGTCTTTCCACCTCCCATATCAACTCAAATCTCATCATATTCCAGGACATACTCTGCCAATTACAAGATTAAGAGAAAATTAGGAAACTTAAGTGTTTATCAATTAACAAGCAAAGGAATTGGAGAATCGGAGTTGTCTTAAACTAGTCCCATTTTATCAACTATTGCAATTCTCCTCACATACGTAGGGCTTGCATCACAACCTGTGAATTGGAACATACATCTATGTTACAAACCCACAGTAAGGGATaatagaagaagataaaaaaaatcaaattgaattggTAAAGAGTacaaattaatttaccatataCCAAAAAATGAGGGAAGCTTATGCAATGGCCTTAATCTTCACCTGGTCGAATGATCCCAATTAGTCGtatatatttgtaataaaataaacctACAAAAgtcatttaataaaattttaaaataaacatATCAAAGTCATTTAATAAATTTGTAACTTACCCAATTGCGCAGAACTCTGTGAGTTTCCTTTAATTGAGGCTTGTGTTAATCGGTCCATTTCGGATTTCATAGTGTTAAGCATAGCCATCATTGCTTGTGTGCTTTCTTGTTGAGCTTTCATCTTTGCTTGTGTGTTTTCCTGTTGAGCTTTCATCTCTTCTTgccacttcctttccctttcagCCAATTGTGCTTCCATCTTTTTTTCGAACTCAAGGGTTAACATGTCTTTGGCATCTTTAAGTTTGCGTTTGACC from Macadamia integrifolia cultivar HAES 741 chromosome 11, SCU_Mint_v3, whole genome shotgun sequence encodes the following:
- the LOC122093408 gene encoding E3 ubiquitin-protein ligase DA2-like, coding for MGNKLGRRRQVVDEKYTKPQGLYQHRDVDHKKLRKLILDSKLAPCYPGDEECTSDLEECPICFLYYPSLNRSRCCMKGICTECFLQMKPPHSTRPTQCPFCKTSSYAVEYRGMRSKEEKGMEQVEEQRVIEAKIRKRRQELQEEEERMQRRQEMGSSSRVMAQADVECQGVSVQPFLFPVEGDGIMSPQDSCTVPTIMQSSRPRHNGYMTHTLWMTVFCQFLIR